DNA from Aliarcobacter skirrowii CCUG 10374:
GGTTTTGCAGTTGCAGTAAAACAAGATATTGGAATATTTTTTTGATAAGGCTTCTCTTTTAATAAATCCTTTATAAATTCACATATATAGTAATAATCTTGTCTAAAATCATTTCCCCAAGTAGATAAACAGTGTGCTTCATCTATTACAAATCTCTCTATTAATCTATTTTTTAGAATTTTAAATATAGTATTTGATCTTAATGACTCTGGAGCAATATACAAAATATCTGCTTCACCATTAATAACTTTTTCAACTGCTTCATTTCTTTCCAAAGGACTCATAAAACCACTTATTGCCACAGCTTTATAGTTTGCAACTTTTTGCTGAAAAGATTTTATATGATCTTCAATCAAAGCTTGCAAAGGAGAAATTACAACTGTTAAACTTTTATATGCACCAGACTTTATAACAGCTGGAAGCCAAAAACAAAATGTTTTACCTCCACCTGTTGGCAAAATTGCCAAGAATGATTCATTATTTAAAGAAGCTTCAATAATCTGTTTTTGTGAAACTGATTGACTATCTAATAAATTTGCATTTAATCTAGGAAATTCTCTAAAACTAGATATTCCAAATATCTCTTTTGAGTAATCCAAAAGTCTATTTATAGAGTTTTTGCTTGAATAACATAATTTTTTTTGTATCTCAACAATATTTGGATATGAAAATAAAATTTTTGGTGGATGAGATTTTATCTCAATATATGGTGTAATTAAAGCAATAATGTAAGCTAACTCAAATTTATTATTAGTAAGTAACTCTTTTAAGTATTCAAAATCAACAATCGTTTTAGAATGTTCTTCTCTTATTAATAAGAATAATCTATCTGAATCTATAAGGTCTAAACTATTATCAATTTGTATATACTCAAAAAAACCTTTGAAATATAAATTATCATGCAAAAGAGAAAAAAATATATTTTTTGTATTATTTGGAAGTGTATGAAATCTCTCTAATATTTTATTAAATAGTATAGTAGTGATTTTAGAATCTTCTACTGGATTATTTTCAAAATTATCTTCACTCTTATAATCTTTAGGTAAGCTATGTAATGTTTTTTCACTAAAAAACAACAAAGATAGTGGTAAAGTATCTATAATATTATAAAAATTTTCTAAATTATTTAATGTTGTATTTTTTAATAGTTGTAAATCATAATCTATAAAGTTGTGTCCAGCTATAAAATTTGATTTTGTAGCAGATAAAAAATCAATAACTTCTTTAAGTGATGAAGTTTTTAATTCTAAATCTTTAAACACAAGACCCATTTCTCGTATTTTTTTACTATTTATATCAGCCTCAATATCAAAAAAAATCATAATTTTTCCAATTTAATTATTTATGAAATTTTGTCTTTTAAGGAGAATAAATATAATAAATTTTAATAAAGTATAAAACTTTTACCCCTTAACCGTTTTATCAAAATTAATTTACGATTATTATACTTTAATTTACTTTATTATAGATTTTATGTAATCTTATTTTGTGAAATATAATTAATATTGTTTAAAAGTTTTATGATGGCGACCCCAGCATGATTCGAACACGCGTCATTAGGAGGAAATCTTTATGTCTTATATATTCATTTATTTACAATTTTAAATACATAGTCCTATTTATAAGAGTTTTAAGTTTTTATATATTAGTATTCACTCTATATATTTACAAATATTTACACTAATATTTGACACCTAAAAGGACACCATTGGCAATACCAAAAACTACAAAAACAATTTATCCAGGAATAAGATTTTATCAAGATAGTATTAAAGGTAAAGTATTTGTTGCTACTTTTACAATCAATAGCAAGAAGTATAGAAAAATTATTGGCTATGAGAATGATGAATTTAAAACAAATGCAAAAATTGCATTTTTAAAAAAAGAAGAGTTAAAAAATGATATTTTAAATAACAACTATATAAAAAAAGATTTAACTTTTAAAGAGCTATTTAAAATATATATAGAACATTTAGAAAATTCTAAATCAGTATCTAGTAGAACAATTTTAACAAAACAAAGCAATTATAAAACTCATTTTAAACCTGTGTTTGATAATTTATATATTAATAATATACAAGCTTTTCAGATTCAAAATTTAGCTAATACTTTATTAAAATCAAAAGCTCCAAAAACTGTTGATAATTTATTAGCTGACCTATCTGCTATTTTTAAATATGCCATGAAAAATAAATATATAACTAATAATCCAGTTTTATTAGTAGATAAACCAAAATATGACAATTTAAGAGATTATCCATTAAACATAGATGAATCAAAAAGATTATTTAGAGCTATTATAGATTTTAAAGAACCATTATACAAAGAGATATTTACATTTTTACTTCATGGTAGAAGAAAAGATGAAGTTCTTAGTTTAACTTGGGATATGATTGATTTAGAGAAAAGAGTTTATTACATTGGATTTGAGATTAACAAAGCTAAAAAAAATATGAGTTATGAGATTACAGATGAACTGTATGAAATTTTATCAAATAAAGAAGATAAAACTGGTTATGTTTTTAAATCTTTAGTAACTGGAGATAAAGTTAAAAATCTAAGATGGGCTTGGAAAAGAATATTGGAAGCTGCTGAAATTACAAAACCTATAAGAATACATGATTTAAGACATTTAATTGGTGAAATATCATTAAATGAAACAGATAATAGTATGGAAGTAGTTGCTGCTATTTTAGGACATAGTTCTACTCGCCCTACTCGTAGATATGCAAAAGTTCAACAAAAAGTAGCAGCTCAAGGATTGAAAAAAGTTTTTGATACTTTGAAGTAAAATTCTATTAACTATAAATGATAAAATAATAGCAATTAGTATAATATATTTTCATTTTTACATATCAATTGATATAATAGTATCAATTATAATAAATATTTAAGGAATTTAATATATGAGTATTAATAAATATAATCCAATGTTGTTATCTACTATTAATAGTTCTATTGGTGATAAAAAATTACATTTTACAGTTGAAAAACTTCTAAGCTTATTTAATAAAGAATATAATGCATTTACAGAACTAGAAAAATATGCCATTGAAATTATTCAAACGGAAGCAACAATCCAGGAAATAAATAATTTCAAAAAAAATTTTAAGATAAATTCTGAAAATATTGATTATTTATTATCGTGCCAACCTTACTAGAAGTTAAAAATTTAATATTTGCGTATAATTTCTTTATATAGATTAATCGCTTCTAATTTAACATATAAATTATTTGATAAAAACTTTACATATATTTCTTCTTTTAAAAATAATTCCATTGTTAATGTATTTTTATAGTAATTAAATACTATATCTTTTGCATATTTAAAAAATATTTCTTCAATATCTTTATATTTAATAATATAATTCATATCAAAAAATACAATTTGTTTATTAATACAAAAAAGTTCTTCATTTATTTTTCCTAATTTACAACATTTATCATATTCCAATTTATTTTTAAAATGATATAAAAATTTAACTTCTTCTTTTCCTGAAATACTTTTAAATAATTGAAATATATCTAGTTTTTCATAATTTTTTTTATTTAAATTATTAAATAAAAAAAATATGTTATTATGAAAATAAAACCTATCAGTTAATTTAACAGCTATTGTAAAAAGTTTATATAATGATACAATACAAACCATTCCTATATTAGGAATACAATTTAATACTAAAATATGTCTTTCCTTATTTAAATCCACTATGTCTTCAAACATTTTCATCAAATCTTTACTTAAGATACCATCTCCTATAAAAAATTTATCAATTTTTTCATAGTCAATTTTATGTCCTTTGCATATATTGTATAAATTTCTTGATATTTCTACAGCTATTTCATCACTAAAATAATCTTTAATTGTATCTACTGCAAACTCATAAGCAATTTTTAGTAAAGCAATTTTAAAGTCTATAGTATTAAAAGTTCTTTCCATTTTAATTAAAGGTTGAAAACTTATAATTTCATTTGTTTGTTCAGCTAATATTTTATCAATATCAAACCCAATATTTTTTCTTTTTTTAATATCAGATAGTATTTTTTTTAGTTTATTCTTATCTGCATAATCTAGTTGTATTTTAATATTTGTTCCATTTGAAATATCTTCTGTACATACCTTTGGAATTAGATATGTATTCAGTTTACCTTCAGAATTTAGATTTATTCTAACCTTTGTATCCTCATGATCCATTAGTATATGAGTACCTTCAAATGGATTTGGTATATTACCCTTTTTACCTCTTATTTTTAATTCATATCTTAATAAATCAGCTAAATAATGATTTACTAACTTGTTATCTACATTATTACCTAATCCTGAATTACATTCTTTGCAAACAGAAAAAATGTGATAATACCCACCTATAGAATCTGGTATTACATGTTCATCTGAAAACTTATTGCCATTTTTAAATTCATTTTCATCTATTCTACATATTATACATTTCATTTATTCTCATTATTTATTTCTATTATTTATAATAACTAAAATAATACAATTTAATATTATAAAATCATATTTATTTTAAAATTAAAATGTAGCTGTTACTTTTATATGAAACTTTGTAATTGTAACTCTGTATTTGTAGCAAAAAGATTTTTCTAGCTATCTTCATATAATGCTTTCGACTGCTAAGTGGTATAAATTTTTTATACCTCCCCATATTTTTTATTTATTTCACCCAGTATAAATTTTTTATACCACCTAGTATAATTTATTTATTTTGACTAGTATAAATTTTTTATACCACCCAATATAAAATTTTTATACTTCTTTTTTTAATTTCCAAATTCTTCTAATATTCCGTTTATATAGTACGATATAAAGGGAATATATGAAGAAAAATAAATCTAAAGAAAATCCAAATAACTATGTATTAGTAGTGGGACTAGAGGAATACAATATTAATTACAATATTGGAATAGCTAAAATAAAAGAAATTGCTAAAGAAGTTGGAATTGATAATTTTAAAGCAGAAAAAAAACAACTTTATTTTTATAAAGTTTTTGAAGAATTTAAAGACAAATTTCAAACAAAATTTATTTCGGTGGAAGAATATGAAAAAACTTACAAAACAGAACTTATGCAAGAGATATATTCTGTACCTTCAATTTATTTTGTAATAAATCATAAAGTAAATTTTTCTTTTATCAATTGCCACACTGAGAATTTACTAAGAAAAGAATGTAATTACTTTGCTTCAAAAATATTAAAAGATAGTTATAGATATGCAAAAAGATAAATCTACAACTTTAGAATATTATGAATACTTTCAAGAGATATATAATATTTTTAATAAAGAACTTTTTTCAAATGAGCTTCCAAATTGTATTATTACTATCACAAGGCAAAAAAGAGTAATGGGATATTTTAGTCCAAATAGATGGATTAATAGTAAAGGTAAACAAAATCACGAATTAGCATTAAATCCTTCATATTTCTCAAGCTCTAACTTTATAGAAATATTTCAAACAATTGTTCATGAAATGGTTCATCTTTGGCAATATGAATTTGGTACTCCTTCACAAAGAAGTTATCACAATAAAGAGTGGGCTGACAAAATGGAAAGCTTAGGATTAGTTCCTAGTTCAACTGGAGTTCCTGGTGGAAAAAAAACTGGTCAAAAGATGAATGATTATCCTCTAAAAAATGGAATATTTGAAAAAGTATGTATTGATATTTTTAAACAAGGACTATTTTTAAAGTGGTTTGATAGATATTCAAATAAATCTACTTTTATAATAAATGATGAAGAGCTTGATGAAGAAGATATAAAAGAGATGATTGATACGAACAATGAAGAAGAGATATTAACATCTTTATATACAACTATTGGAGATATCGTAAAGGATACTTTACATATTGAAGAAGTTGCCCTGGAAGAGAGTAAAAATAAAAGTAAATATTGTTGCGAATGTGGTTGTAGTGTTTGGGGTAAAAAGAATTTAGATATTACTTGTAATTTGTGTGGAAGTGATTTTGAGTATATTGAAAATATTAATTAATGTTTATAAATGTTTTTAAGTATTAATTAATATTAAATAAAGTAATATTTTAACAAGTATTAATTAATATTAATAAATGCTAATTAATACTAAATAATATTAAAAGGAGTAAATATGAAATTTGGGAAATATGTATTTGAAAGTTTAGAAGAGTTCCAACAAGTTCAAAATTTGGCGATGGCGAACAATGTTAGAACTATGAAAGAATTTACAGAATTCTTAAGAGCAAACTATAGCCAAAAATTGATTAAAAATTAAAAGGAGAAATAAATGGATTTTAAAAAATTTACATTTAGAGTTAGCTTTAAATTGCCGTATTCACATATCATTTCAATTACTACAATTGAAGCGAATGAAATTGATGAAGCAAGAGCAAAATGTTTTAAGAAATTTTCAAATAGAACAATAAATAAAATTGAAGTTCTAAAAATAGATTAAGGAGCTAAAATGAAACTAATTACACTAGCAAATTTAAGAAGTGGTGGTAAAAGTTCTATTGCAAGACTTTTAGCAGAGAAGTTAAATTCAACTATTTTGAATTTTGATAAAAAAAGAGATAGCGAAGCATATAATGCTATCTCAACTATTAATATTCCAGAAAATAAAACTATACAAAGAGAAGAAAATAGTTTAATTTTAAGAGATAGTAAGACTGAGCAAACAATTACGACAAAATCTGATTACTTGATTTGTGATTTGGGTGGTTATTTTGATGAGAGATTACTTGATCTAAAAAGTGATTTTTATATCATTCCATCTTTTGATGATTATGAGAGTATTAGTGAGAGTATGAGAACAGCTCATCTAATATTAAAGAGTAATATTAAAGCTAAGATAATATTTGTTTTAAATGGTGCATTTATAACAGATAAAAATATAAAAGAAGAGAAGATAAAAGAGTTTAATGAGCATATTGAAGTAAATGGATTTATTAGATTTCCTCTTTTATATCTTCCAAAAACAAATTTAATGAGAAGATTAGTTGATGAAGCTGCAAAACAAAAAGAGTTGAAAAATAAGTTTGAGCAAGAGATTAAATATATTAATATAGATAAGTTCCTGGAAGAACTGATTTGTAATTTTAGAAATGAGCAAATATGAAAAATGAATATATTGCTATATCTACTATAATATTTTTAAATTTTTGTATTAGCTGCTTTTTTGTATATCTATTTTTTAAAAAAAATATAGATTAAGTTAGTATTTAATAATATTATATAGTATAATTAAATATTAATTAATATAAAGGAGTTAAATTGGCAAAGAGAAATATTGAACCAGTTAAAATAGATGATTTAAATATATCTATTGAAACAAAAGAGCTAGAAGAATCTAGTTCTAAAGGAAGACCAAAAAAGTTTACAAAGAAGTTAAATACTCCAGTTAATATTTATCTTTCACAAGGTCAGTTAGCTGCAATAGATGAAAAGATAAAAGAGATTGGTTTTTCTGTAAGACAAGATTATTTTAGGAAGCTTTTAAGAGCTGATATTCCTAATTTTGATGAATTGTAAGAGATATTAAATAAATACATAGAGGAGCAAAAATGAAAAAACAAATACTTAGTGCAACTATTTTAGCATTAATTTTATTAGGTTGTAGTGATCCAAAAGCAGCTACTAAAGAGAATTTTGAACCAGTTATTAATAAGTATTTATCTGAAAATAAGGATATTTTTTCTTGTTCATATTTAGGGAATAATTTTCCTTTTGTAGATAATACTGGTCTAAGAAAAAAACATTTACAAAAATATGTAGATTTAGGCTTAATTACAGAAGAAACTGAAGTAAAAATGCATAAAGGTGCTTTTATGGGGCAAGACATAAAAGTTGAAATCAATACATATGATTTAACAGAACTTGGAAAAGAGCATTATAAAAATGAACAATTTTGTTTTGGTGAGCCTAAGGTTAAACAAATTATTGGATTTACTGAACCAGTTGATTTTGTGGGACAAAAAGTTACTGAAGTTGATTATGAATTAAAACTTGAAAACTTACCAAATTGGTATAAAATAGATACAACAAAAAATAAAAAAATTGTTTTAAAGCTTTCTGATGATGGTTGGGTAATTTTAAAATAGTCCAATTATTAAGCAGAATAGGAAGATTAGAATGAAATTATCAAAAATAAAATATGGAATAAAAATTTTAATTGATGAAAAAAAAATTAAAAATAATAAGTTAAAATATATTTCAGAACAACTTGATAACCTTGCAAAAAGTTTACAAATGTTAAAAGTTGATAAATATTACTATGCTTGTTTAATGGACTTAGATTATATTAAATTTATTAATGGGCTAGAAAAAAATAACTGGTTTGGTCTAAACTTTGAATATATTAAAATAGAAAATATATTAAAAATATCTTTACAAGAATTTTATAAAGATGAATATCGTAATGACTTGAGAGTTATTTTAGAAAATTGGATAAGTAATGGAGAAAAACCATTTATTATTAAAGAAAATAAAGAAATCCCAATAATTATTGAAGCTTATAATGAAATATTTAATTTAGAAAACTTAAGAGTGATATTTTCTAATTTTTTAATAGATGATATTAAATTACCATTCAAAGAAGGAATAATTAAATTAATAAATGAAGATAATAACTTTATTGAAATTTATTTTCATGAAATCAATAACATATTAACTTTTTCAAGCAAAAGTTTTTTAAAAGATGTTTTGCTTGATATATCCTCTAAAGAAAGAATTGGTGATATATTAGTAAGACAAAACATTGATAATGTATCTTATGAAACTATATTAAATTGTTTTTCAATTTTTCAATATATAATAAGGTTTCATAATAATGAAGATAAAATAGAAGAGATTAAACAGTTAAATTTACTTAAAATTAAAAAAGAAATAAGAGGATTTAACTGTACTTTCATTGTTAGAGGACACTGGAGAAATTATAATAGTGAATTAATATGGATTAACCCTTTTTTTAAAGGAAAAGGTAAAATCAAATCAAAAATTCATAAAATACAAAAAGATTTAATCAATAAAGATACTCTAAAAGCTATGCAAGAAGCTAAAGAGTTTAAGGGTAATCAATCCTTTTAGAGTTACTTGCTTTACAAACATATAGTGGTATTTTTTAACTGCCAAAGGAGGAATTAATTCAAAGTAACCCCAAAAGGGGCAAGGCTTAGTAAGCCTTGATTATTATTATAAAAAATAGTATAATTACAATGAAAATAATTCGAGACAAATATCTCACCTCTTTTCGAGAGGTAGAATTTTTGCCAGAGGTTGCAGCCTTTGGCAAAACCTCACAAAAAATTATATCCAAATCCAATTTATTTTAGAAAAACAAAATTTATTAAAACTCTATGTCAATTCTATTCCTTTAGATAGAACTTTATCAATCTTTTTAAGCTGCTCTTTTATCACAACAGAGCTTTTTGCTCTATCAAATATTCCAAGTTCTTTATTAATCACTTTTAAGCTTTTTTCTAATGTATATTTGTAGTTTTCCAATGTAGTATTTAAACTTTTTTTATCTTCTTTTAATTCATTTTTTAAAAATACTTTTTTAAATTCTTCATAGTCAATATTAAAATTGTTTTGTTTTTTACACTCCTTTACATAGGCATCATCAAGTTTTTTGGGATTATCACTAAAGTTTTTTAAACCTTCATTGATATATTTATTTTCAAATTCAACATCTTTGTTTTTTTGAATCAATAAAGAATTATCAAGTATAACTTCTGCATCTTTTGATAGTTTTGCTATGTTTTCTATAAAATCTTTTTTTAGATTTTTTAATATTTTTTTATGATCAATCTTTTCAATAATAGATACTTTACTTTTATCAACTTCATCAAAAGATTTTTCAATAGCATTTGCTTGAGATAATAAACTTGTTAATCCAGCTTGAGCTTGTAGCATCTTACTACTTGTAGATTTAACTGTAAAATATCCTATCTCACTATTTTCTAAAGCTTTTAAATGTTTTAAGTTATATAGATTTAAGTCATCCTCTTTTATAAGATTTAAATCTTTTTCTTTAAAAAAATCACTTTTTTCAAGTGTAAAAGCTTTTATATTTTTAATATTATTAGTTATATTGATTTCTTGTTCACCAGGTATGATAAGTTTAAAATCTTTTTTATAGATATTATTCTTCTCAAAATCTACAAAATCAATTTTTACAGTTTTATCACTTATTTGCGTATCTTTAAAATTTTTAAATTTCTCTGGAATCATTCCATATTTTGATAATCTTCCAGTTGTAATATTACCTTTTTCAAATGATTTAGTTAATTCATTTTTTGCAAGTTCTGGAAATTTTTTTAATAATTCATTAAATTCTTTTAGCAGCTCTATATTGTTTTTTAAATCTATTTTTTTATTTGTAAAATCATCTTTTGATATATTTTTAAATTGTGTAGGTTTTATTCCTATTAGTTCTAGCTTTTCAAAGCTAATCTCTTGTTTATTTATGGCTTCAGTTAATATATTTTTTGAAAAATCTGGAAATGATTTTGTAAATTCTTCAAACTCTTTTTTCATATCTTGAGAGCTAGAAAAATCAAAAACTTTATATGAAATCTCTTTTGTATATTTTTCTAAATTATTTGTATCTACTCCTAAAAACTTTGCATCATTTATAGATAGATTTGGATTTGTTTTATTTATATACCTTTTAATCTCTTCTAATTTTTGTAGTATTTTATCATCTTGTGTTAATTTCTCTTTTTCATTTATTTTTTGTCTAAATTTTTCTGCGTTTTTCTCAATTGTTATAGCTTTATTAAAATCAAATATTTCACCTGGTGCAATTTCAATATCTTTTTTATCTTCTACTTCAAAATCAATTTCCACTTTATCAAATGGATGTTCAAATTTAACTGTCTCTATATCTATTTTTTTTGTATTTGATATTGGTAACTCTTCACCAAATTCAGAAGATATAATATATTCTTTATCTCTAAGCTCTATTTCAAAATCAATTTTGTTTTTTATAATATCCATTTCATCAAAGTTTTGTGAATGTATATCTATAGCATTTTCATAATATGATTTTAAAGCCAATCTATCAAACTCATCTAAAGAGTTTAATAATTTATTTGCACTTACAAATTGTCCCGTATCTAATAGATGTTTAATATTATTGAAGTTCTCTAATTTTTCTTTATTTTCATTAAATTCTATTTTAAATTCATCGCAAAGCTTCTCAAAATTATCAAGAGACTTAAAATATGATTCAAGTTCATGTTCATTTTCTGGCATCTCTTTTTGTAAAGCATACTCTGTTTTTAATTTATCTATATAAATATTTACAAACTCTTTTTGATAGTCTTTATTTTGAACTTCAATAATCAATTTAAGAGATTCTAAATCATAGCTTTCTCTATTCTCTCCTAATTTTTCCCAAAGAGAAATATTTACCTCTCTTGGTGAAATATTTAAAATTTCTCCATAAGCTTTTACTGTAATAGAGCTATCAACTTTATATAAGTTTTGTAATTCATCAAAGCTATTTAGATCTTTATTTTCTATAGCTTTTTGTGAAGCTGTTGAATATTTATCAAAATATTTATCATCTTTAAGATTTTGAATATCTAAACTTTTTAATTTTATTATCTCTTGTTTATAATCAATATCTATATTTTTAGATAATTTTTCTAAATCTAACTTTTCTAAATCAATATTTTCAATTACAAATATAGATCCATCTTCTTTTTTTAGTTCAAACTTTTCAAGTTTTGGAAGATTTGAAGTATTTATTCCTAAAAATTGTGCATCTTTTATACTTAAAGATGGGAAATCACTCTCCAATCTTTTTTTGATATTTAATAGCTTTTCTTGTTGTTTATAGCAATGTGTAGCTGAAATATGATTATTTG
Protein-coding regions in this window:
- a CDS encoding tyrosine-type recombinase/integrase; amino-acid sequence: MAIPKTTKTIYPGIRFYQDSIKGKVFVATFTINSKKYRKIIGYENDEFKTNAKIAFLKKEELKNDILNNNYIKKDLTFKELFKIYIEHLENSKSVSSRTILTKQSNYKTHFKPVFDNLYINNIQAFQIQNLANTLLKSKAPKTVDNLLADLSAIFKYAMKNKYITNNPVLLVDKPKYDNLRDYPLNIDESKRLFRAIIDFKEPLYKEIFTFLLHGRRKDEVLSLTWDMIDLEKRVYYIGFEINKAKKNMSYEITDELYEILSNKEDKTGYVFKSLVTGDKVKNLRWAWKRILEAAEITKPIRIHDLRHLIGEISLNETDNSMEVVAAILGHSSTRPTRRYAKVQQKVAAQGLKKVFDTLK
- a CDS encoding HNH endonuclease — protein: MKCIICRIDENEFKNGNKFSDEHVIPDSIGGYYHIFSVCKECNSGLGNNVDNKLVNHYLADLLRYELKIRGKKGNIPNPFEGTHILMDHEDTKVRINLNSEGKLNTYLIPKVCTEDISNGTNIKIQLDYADKNKLKKILSDIKKRKNIGFDIDKILAEQTNEIISFQPLIKMERTFNTIDFKIALLKIAYEFAVDTIKDYFSDEIAVEISRNLYNICKGHKIDYEKIDKFFIGDGILSKDLMKMFEDIVDLNKERHILVLNCIPNIGMVCIVSLYKLFTIAVKLTDRFYFHNNIFFLFNNLNKKNYEKLDIFQLFKSISGKEEVKFLYHFKNKLEYDKCCKLGKINEELFCINKQIVFFDMNYIIKYKDIEEIFFKYAKDIVFNYYKNTLTMELFLKEEIYVKFLSNNLYVKLEAINLYKEIIRKY
- a CDS encoding SprT-like domain-containing protein, whose amino-acid sequence is MQKDKSTTLEYYEYFQEIYNIFNKELFSNELPNCIITITRQKRVMGYFSPNRWINSKGKQNHELALNPSYFSSSNFIEIFQTIVHEMVHLWQYEFGTPSQRSYHNKEWADKMESLGLVPSSTGVPGGKKTGQKMNDYPLKNGIFEKVCIDIFKQGLFLKWFDRYSNKSTFIINDEELDEEDIKEMIDTNNEEEILTSLYTTIGDIVKDTLHIEEVALEESKNKSKYCCECGCSVWGKKNLDITCNLCGSDFEYIENIN
- a CDS encoding relaxase/mobilization nuclease domain-containing protein yields the protein MIEEIDKHRWRAKEEKDLPTLRYNNYNYVKALISKNPQSVVKIIGYREGAKETRNTLEYIARAGKENELELEDENGLKIKGKDAIAGLVNEWAEDFDEINEDSKRKNRDSTHMMLSADIEPNEKNKEILENVAREFLRREFFDKGFSYTFVAHIDTQHPHIHVVIKNRPIMMEIKKGVWKNRKLELNPNDLEHLREQFAIEMQKNGLEQVVTLRKDDPNKHLEDIRKRLFGDKDKNYKGIKEKIEWYQAKLQEKDWKFEDKNIRQYSAYLQMELMRVKEQIKKSRISISEKTKLNIEHRELMKALDLARKNQEAEQLKQMVQNFKDKTLDKVEQYQKRNLTLVELLERNIESYQSVKKEAGLKIEEKLIKIKEKLESDFPSLSVKDAEFLGIDTSNLITFTKKISHKEKVLVSDIKASKDIYEEVDKSYEIEMVDLKSLDLKNINLNQDNSKLKDEIILRQKANKISKTLINITKQLDKQKKNISENQYNFLQKRITKIQEKLISDFPSLSVKNAKYLGIDTTNLITYEKEIKYKEKILASDLSTKKEFVVEEIEKSSIVENIDLLNINLKDIEFKENGINEYLNKSKKALAISKGIDSLIQAVDIELTNNHISATHCYKQQEKLLNIKKRLESDFPSLSIKDAQFLGINTSNLPKLEKFELKKEDGSIFVIENIDLEKLDLEKLSKNIDIDYKQEIIKLKSLDIQNLKDDKYFDKYSTASQKAIENKDLNSFDELQNLYKVDSSITVKAYGEILNISPREVNISLWEKLGENRESYDLESLKLIIEVQNKDYQKEFVNIYIDKLKTEYALQKEMPENEHELESYFKSLDNFEKLCDEFKIEFNENKEKLENFNNIKHLLDTGQFVSANKLLNSLDEFDRLALKSYYENAIDIHSQNFDEMDIIKNKIDFEIELRDKEYIISSEFGEELPISNTKKIDIETVKFEHPFDKVEIDFEVEDKKDIEIAPGEIFDFNKAITIEKNAEKFRQKINEKEKLTQDDKILQKLEEIKRYINKTNPNLSINDAKFLGVDTNNLEKYTKEISYKVFDFSSSQDMKKEFEEFTKSFPDFSKNILTEAINKQEISFEKLELIGIKPTQFKNISKDDFTNKKIDLKNNIELLKEFNELLKKFPELAKNELTKSFEKGNITTGRLSKYGMIPEKFKNFKDTQISDKTVKIDFVDFEKNNIYKKDFKLIIPGEQEINITNNIKNIKAFTLEKSDFFKEKDLNLIKEDDLNLYNLKHLKALENSEIGYFTVKSTSSKMLQAQAGLTSLLSQANAIEKSFDEVDKSKVSIIEKIDHKKILKNLKKDFIENIAKLSKDAEVILDNSLLIQKNKDVEFENKYINEGLKNFSDNPKKLDDAYVKECKKQNNFNIDYEEFKKVFLKNELKEDKKSLNTTLENYKYTLEKSLKVINKELGIFDRAKSSVVIKEQLKKIDKVLSKGIELT